From the genome of Uranotaenia lowii strain MFRU-FL chromosome 1, ASM2978415v1, whole genome shotgun sequence, one region includes:
- the LOC129739561 gene encoding uncharacterized protein LOC129739561, which yields MRQSGFSSSETTAPNAELLTSGTSAQIVLKELAIPTNIHNIWMELRWVGSPKSFTHLSGIAVNIRVCATAACLIRNLSDAFSTKQQESHVEMPISGKLPCYVILKKEIRPHAERLATTDPQLDMSRNPLNCGSITLSQL from the exons ATGCGGCAGTCCGGATTCAGTTCCAGTGAAACAACAGCACCGAACGCGGAACTACTTACTTCCGGAACGAGTGCACAAATAGTGCTTAAAGAACTGGCCATCCCGACCAATATCCATAACATTTGGATGGAGCTGAGATGGGTAGGCAGCCCAAAAAGCTTCACCCACCTGAGTGGAATTGCGGTCAACATAAGAGTCTGTGCTACAGCTGCCTGCCTCATCAGGAACCTCTCAGATGCATTTAGCACAAAGCAGCAGGAATCG CATGTCGAAATGCCGATTTCGGGAAAACTCCCGTGTTATGTTATTCTCAAGAAAGAAATCCGTCCCCATGCAGAGCGTCTCGCGACAACTGATCCGCAGCTTGATATGTCCCGGAATCCATTGAATTGTGGTTCGATTACGCTGAGCCAGCTGTAG